The Oleispira antarctica RB-8 genome contains the following window.
CTGGAAAATAGATGTTTAACTCAGCCAAATAGCTTAGACGTGATTAGACCTCAAATGCTTTATAAAATACTTGTATTAAATGATGATGTTTCTAAATACGAGAAGGCTGTTGGTATTAGAGGAGTCTATTTTGGCTGTTCGCTCAGTTAGGGACGCTTCTTTGAGTCGAGTGCTTCAGCAGGGATGGTTTCTTTAGCTTTAGTGTCGGCGCTTTCAATGATGTCGTGGTAATCATCATCAACATCAGCCCATTCTCGTTTTAGCTCATTTTCGGGCACCGTTTCATTGATCTCTTCAGCGCGCGGGTCAAGGTTATAAGCTTCGGGGGTTGTCATTCCGGCGATCGCTTGGAACTCTTCATTGTCGTCGGTCATTACTGGTAATACGTGAGACTGGCGACGAATAATTAAAATAGCTGTAAAGAGGGTGAAACTAGCGCCCATAAAGATAAATAAGAACTGATGGCCAAAGAGGCTCATGAAGGCCGATGCAATGGGGGCACCCATCGCCGAGCTTAGTCCATAAGTGATTAGCATAGCACTGCCAATATCAACAAAGTCAGCACTGTCGGCGTTGTCATTAGCGTGGGCCAAGCAGATTGCATACATTGTCATGCTAAAGGCGCCCCACATAAATGCCAGTCCGGTTGAGGCTGTTCCTGCATAAAATCCCTTAAAAGAGGCTATGAAGGTAAGGAAGGAAATGATCGCGCCGCCTAATGCGATGAAAATTAAGATGATGCGGCGGTCAAATCTATCGGAAAAGCGGCCTAATGGAATTTGAAATAATGCACCGCCAAGTACAACGGCCGACATAAAATTTGCCAGTTGGAAGGTTGTGAAACCACTGTCTTTTGCGTAAATCGGCGCTAATGCCCAAAATGAGCCAGTGATTAAGCCAGCAAAAATTGAACCGATTATGCCAATGTGAGAATGCCTCCAGACTTTAGCAAAGTCGACGCTCACTTTTTTAATGGGTGTTGGCGCCAGTGCTAAAGTGAGGGATACAGGTATCACCGAAAGCGATAAGAAAATGCCCGCTAAAGCAAAGAGTAATAGTGTATTGACGTTACCTAGATTTAATAGCTGCTGGGCAAGTGTAATCATTGCTAAGTTCAACATCGCGTAAAATGACAAAATGGTGCCGCGATTTGTTGAGTCGGCACGTTCGTTTAGCCAGCTTTCAATGATCATATAAATTCCCGCGATCATCGCCCCGATCATAAAGCGCAGAAACATCCACCCGATAAAACTTTGGCTCCAAGCAAAAAATAAGATCAGCGCCGTATAAGCAGAAGCCAGGACGGCAAATGTACGAATATGCCCCACGCGTTTTAATACGAAAGGGGTTGCCAAGCAGCCTGCGACAAAACCGACAAAATAGCTTGATCCGGTTAAACCTACTTGAAAATCAGAGAAGCCTAATAGACTGGCAGAAACAGGTAGCAGCGTCAGTAGTAAACCATGGCCCAATAGGACAAGGGCGTCAGAAATTAACAGTGCGGTGAGAGGAATAAGAGAACGGATCATGGAGCACCAAAGCAGTCTGAAAAATGAAACGCTGGAATAATAGCGTAGGGCAGGTAAGCCGAGATACAGACCCAATAACCCTATTGTATAGATATAAGAGACGTCAGAGTTAACTTTAATTCTCTCCGGTAAACTCGACTGCAGTTCTTGAGCGTTAGATCTATATTGTCTACAATAGCGCACTTTTTATTTAAGCTGGGTCAAACATGAACGACACTACATCGCTTCCACCTTTACCGGATCGCCTTTCGGGTAATCCTCGTAGCCCACATCATGTGGAAGAAATCTTCGAGCATCATGTTCGTATTCTACTCAACGGAAAAGAGCGTTTCGATGTTGAGGAGTACTGCATTAGTGAAGGTTGGGTAAAAATCCCTTCGCCTAAGGCTCTTGATCGTCGTGGTCAGCCGTTGATGGTGACGCTAAAAGGGACTGTTGAAGCTTTATATGGCTAGTCGTTTGGCAAGAGTATTTGCTGGGTGCGCATTAAAAAGGGTCTAAAGAAATTTAGACCCTTTTTTGTATCTTTCTATTAGTTCTTCTATTAGTTCTTTCTGGTATCCACTCTACACTTGTGTTCTATTTTAAACGGCGACTATTGGTGGTTTGATCAACACGTTTTGACAGAGTGTAGTAAAAACAAGTATATTCGCCCCGTCGAATTTTTTCGATTTCGTTCTCGGGGCGGGGTGAAACTCCCCACCGGCGGTAAAGAATTATTTCTAAGCCCGCGAGCGCCTAAAAGAGATATAGTTAAAGTACATCTTTTAGGGTCAGCAGATCTGGTGTGATTCCAGAGCCGACGGTGATAGTCCGGATGATAGAGAGCGTGTCAGACAAAACCTCAAACTGAGCCACATAATTGTGCGGCTTCGGGATATAGGTATGCCGTTTTTATGCGGCGTCTTTGCCTGTCCGTTCGCCCTGATTCACTTTATAGTTATAGGGTTTTATAATGAATCAGAGCTCAACGAATTTCACTCCTGCAACTCAACGTATTGCTTTTTTGCATGCTACTTGGCATCAAGATATTGTGCTGAATTGTTTGGATGGATTTAAAAAAGAGTTAATTTCGCGTGGTTATGATGTTGCACTTATTGATGTGATATCTGTTCCTGGTGCGTTTGAAATTCCACTGCAAGCTAAATTGCTTGCGAAAAGCGGTCGGTATTCTGCCATTGCAGGCAGTGCATTGGTGGTGGATGGTGGAATTTATCGTCATGATTTTGTTGCACAAACAGTGTGTAATGCGCTTATGCAAATTCAATTAGAAACAGAAGTTCCTGTCGTGACCGCGGTATTAACGCCTCACAACTTTCATGAGCATGGTGAACATGTAGAATACTATAGCCATCACTTCATAAAGAAAGGTGTTGAGTTGGCAAATGCATGCGATCAAGCGATTCAACTGACAGAACAGGCTAAAATGAATCTTAGTTAAATAGCCAATGTTTTTTGCTATGCCTCTAAGCCTCCCTCTTAATTTAAGGATTGATAAATGATAGATATTTTAGCTGTATTCATCACTTTCTTTGCCGTCATTGACCCGATTGGAACCATACCGGTGTTTATTGCGGTAACCGATAAGTATGACAAAAAGACAAAGCGCCGAGTCGCCTTGCTTGCAACTATTGTATCTGCTTGTGTTTTATTATTCTTTGTTGTGATGGGGGAATTTATATTAAACGCGTTAGCTATTCCTCTTCCCGCCTTTCAAATATCGGGGGGAATTGTTTTATTTCTATTTGCTCTGACGATGATTTTTGGTGATAGTAAACCTGATGAAGAGATTAAGCTTTTAGAAAAATCGCACAAAGAAACGGCTATTTTCCCACTAGCGGTCCCATCAATTGCCAGTCCTGGTGCCATGTTAGCGGCCGTGCTTCTGACAAAAAATGCGGTCTATAGTGTTTGGGAGCAAATGCAAACGGCTTTGGTTATGTTGTCTGTTTTGGTTTTAGCTTATATCTTAATGCTGCTTGCGGGCTTTATTACTAAAATAATTGGCAGCAGTGGTGCGAGTGTTGTGAGTCGAGTAATGGGACTCATTCTTTCGTCTATTGCGATGACCAACATATTGGCGGGTTTCAATGATTATTATCATCTCGTCAAATGAAGATACTCATCTTTAACGACTTTCGATCATTATCCAAGCGCGTATTTTCCTATTAAAATCATTGGTCGCGCACCGTTATTTAACATGGCTTACCTCATGCAGTGATAAACTGCTGTCATAAGTAAAGCACCTTGGCTGTTGAATGACGGGGTCAATAAATTTCAGCTCCTTTGCTAATAATTGCAAGGGTGCCGAATACTCATCAGCAGATAGTGGTTGTAATTGCGGGTAATATTTGTCATTCAATATGGGCCAACCCAGTGTTTGCATGTGAAGACGTAATTGGTGGGTTTTTCCAGTAATAGGATTCAATTCAAATAACGCTTTACCCTTAGCGTGTTTCAAACATCGAATAATAGAGTGACTATTGGCTTTACTGGCTATTTCGCTATCTTCCTCAGTATCGGCTACGCGCATTAGAAACCGTGGCTCGGATTGCACGATTCGGTTTTTAACGTCCCATTCCTGGCCTATCAAATTCTCAGCATCACTCACGTTTGCAATGGCTTGGTAGGTTTTGTGTATTTGTCGGGTTTTAAATACATCATGATAAAGATGGCGGGTATCTGGATTAACCGAGAATAAAACCAAACCTGCTGTGACTCTATCTAAGCGGTGCAGTGCTTGCAGGGTTTTAATGCCTGTTCGGCGACGTAAGCGATTCTGCAAACATTCATTGATATAAGCTCCGCCTGGGGTTACTGCTAGAAAGTGGGGTTTATAAGCCACTAAAAGATGCTGATCTTGAAATAGAATCGTTTCTTGGAAGGGAATGATGGGCTCCTTTTCGACTTCTCTGTAATAGTAAATTCGTTGCTGCGGCTGAAAAGGCGATTGTGTGGTTACCAGAGAGCCATCGTGACGGTGTACTTTGCCGTCGGTGATGCGCTGCTGCCAAACTTGAGCATCAATATAGGGGAATTTAAGGATCAGGTATTCCAACACAGTGGCGACGCCGGGGTTTGTCTGCGGTAAACTCAGCTTTGAGGGCTGTTCGGAAATTGCCATTTAACGGTCCAAAATTTTGACTATAGCATGAGTTTAATCGCGCTTGGCTATGGGGTTATCTTCTTAGTCCTCTATTGATCTATTGAAAAGGGCTTTTAACAAATACGCAGGGTCGTAGAAACGGTGAAAAATGAAAAGAGTCGCTGGGCTATTTGCTCGCAATGCCAGGGGCGCGGTAAAAAAAGTATACGGCTGCGTAAGAAGGTAAGGCTTCTCTATCAGAGACAGCTGGAAGCCTTTGAAAAAACGAATGGCGAAGGCATCGCGCCTGTTCGTCCTAAGCCTCACCTTGATACTTGTTCGACCTGTGACGGATCGGGCTTGGTTCCTGCCAGCGAATCCAATCTAGAATTAAGCGCGCAGAACTATCCGCACCTTGCCATTATTGGCGGTGGTATCGGGGGTGTGGCGCTCGCGGTGGCGTGCATGCATCGTGGTATTCCTTTTACGCTTTATGAGCGCGACAGCGGTTTCGATACCCGATCACAGGGTTATGGACTTACGTTGCAACAGGCGAGCAGGGCGATTGAAGGGTTGGGGATTTTCTCGTTAGCAGAAGGTATCGTTTCAACTCGACATGTTGTTCATACCACCGATGGAAAGGTTGTGGGTGAGTGGGGTATCCGAAAGTGGGGGCCGTCAGATAACAAAACAGCACCAAAGCGTACGAATGTCCATATCGCTCGTCAGTCTTTGCGTTTAGCTCTGCTTGAGCAGTTAGGTGGGCATGATTCTGTGCAGTGGAATCACCAGCTGGTTGATTATAATGCGAGTGAGGGTGGTGGGGTTGATTTAAGGTTTCAGGTCAGTCGTGAGGGGGGATGCGAGAATGACGTTAAAACTGCCCATGCTGACCTAGTGGTGGGGGCGGATGGCATTCGCAGTTCGGTGCGCAGGCTATTGATTGGCGAAGAGGTGTCTCCATTACGTTACTTAGGTTGTATTGTGATCTTAGGCATTTGCCCTTTGTCGGCGATAGTGTGTGCAGATCGCAGTTTGTTGGATTCGGCTACGGTATTCCAAACCGCTAATGGTAACGAGCGCATGTATATGATGCCTTATGCGGCGGACTCGGTAATGTGGCAACTCAGTTTTCCTATGCCAGAAAACGAGGCGAAGACTTTGAGTGCGAAAGGCCCGCAAGCGTTGAAAGAAGAGGCGTTGCGCCGATGTCAGTGGCACGCTCCTGTTCCTCAGGTTCTAACCGCAACGCAAGACGCTCAGGTATCGGGTTATCCTGTTTATGATCGCGCCGTTCTAGCTCCAGAAATGCTCGCCCCAAAGCCACTAAAATCAGAGTCACTAGAGTCAGAGCTATTAGGATCTGAGTTATTTAAAACAAGTGCTAACGTTACACTGATCGGCGATGCAGCTCACCCAATGAGTCCATTCAAGGGCCAAGGCGCGAATCAAGCGTTGTTGGATGCTCTCGCGCTGGCACGAGGAATCGTAAGAGGGTGTCGACCTTTATCGAATTGGCGAGAAGCAGGTATAAGAAGCAGTGTGCTAACAGAATTCGAAACAGAAATGTTGCAACGCAGCGCTAAAAAGGTAAAAGACTCAGCAGATGCCGCAGAGTTTTTACATTCTGATATTGCGCTTCATGAAGGCAATGAGCCGAGAGGACGCTGCTTACAAAGGAAAGAAGACTATGAATAATGTGAACAAAAAAAACTCTGAAAAATGAGTGCTAGAGGTCTGTATGTTTCGATGGGGTGTTTTATTTTTTAGCGTAGCGATTTGTTGGAATGTGAAAGCGGATATTAATTTGACTTCATTAATCAGCAACGGAATGGAGCGATGGCAAGCCAAAATATTTTCAGGACATTCAACCTATACTCTCAACGACGATAAAGGACGCTTAGCGTTAAAGGCCATCAGTCATAGTTCAGCATCGGGGCTGGTATTAGAACAGCGGATAGACCTTGTGAAAACGCCGTACTTGAATTGGAGTTGGTTAATAAAAAATAAGCTGCTGGCGTTAGACGAACGCAGTAAAAGCGGTGATGATTTTGTCGCGCGTATTTACGTTGTTATCGACGGAGGCTTCATGCTTTGGCGAACAAAATCATTAAACTATGTTTGGTCGAGCAACCAAGATAAAGGCTTGATCTGGGATAATCCGTTTGCGGGTTCGCGCGTCAAAATGATGTCTGTTCAAGGTAAGGCATCTAATACCGGTCAGTGGTTTGAAGAAAAACGTAATGTATATCAAGATTTGATTGCTGCGTTTGGTGATAAGGGCCGTGTAGAGGAAAACCAAGACGCTTATCGATACATCGATGTTATTGCGATTATGACGGATACGGATAATAGCGGCAAAGAGGCGGAGTCTTATTATGGTGACATGGTATTCAGTGTTCAGTAGATGTATTCAGCAGGCGGTGGTCTGTGACTTAATTCAAAGATAATGTAATCAAAGACCACTTAATTAAGACTCATACGTTATGCGAGCGAACAATGTTCAAGCGATTTAATCACTGGTTAGAAAATAAACGTATTAAGAAAATGGGCTTTACGGCACAGCAGTGGGAATCTGCTATTGCGGACTGGCCAGTAATGGCGCGTTATCAGGGTGCGGAGCGTGATGCGCTGCAAGACATGACGTTTCGTTTTTTAGTGCGTAAAACAATTGCTCCCGGCAGTGGTTTTGAATTCACCCAAGAGATGTGTTTAAAAATTGCTACGATGGCCTGTGTGCCGGTTTTGCACTTGGGTTTAAATTGGTACGACAGCTGGTATACCCTCATTGTTTATGAAGGCGACTTTGTACCTAATCGTCCTTATCGCAGTGACGATGGTGTTGTTCATGCTAAAAGCCCTGGTTTAAGCGGTGAAGCGTGGCTGCGAGGGCCGGTGGTTTTATCGTGGGAATCTGTGTGTGATTCAGGGGCTCATGCTCGACATATGAAGGCCAGTAATGTGGTTATTCATGAGTTGGCGCATAAGCTAGATATGTTGCGTGACGGTGCCAATGGCGCACCGCCGATGCACCCTGATATGCGTTCGGGTGAATGGCACGCTATTTTTAGTGCTGCGTGGGAACGATTGCAGCAAGACCTACAAAACAATCGTCCATTGCCTATTGATGATTATGCACTCACCAATCCTGCCGAATTCTTTGCGGTGTGCAGCGAAACATTTTTTGAAGATTCGCACAATATGAAAGAACACATGCCTGAGGTGTATCGATTGCTGTGTCAGTTTTATCGACAGCAGCCAGCGGGTCATTTATCTCGCTAGCCAGAAAGCTAGGTTCTCTTTTGTATACCGTATTTCTTAATATGCTTTATTAATCAATAACTTGAGTAATGATAGGCAAAGTCTATTGTCGATATAGAAAAAAACACTTTCACATTAAGTTTCAAATGATCAACAGTGTAGTGATAGCAAACTATAATCTTGTACGAATAAGAAATTTTCAATCGAAAACAGGAGTTTTATCTATGTCGAATAATAAGTGCCCAGTAATGCATGGCGGTGCTACAGAGACTAGTATGTCAAATATGGATTGGTGGCCAAAGGCGCTCAACTTAGACATTTTGCATCAGCACGACAATAAAACGAACCCAATGGGGGCCGACTTTGATTATCGATCAACGGTAAAGAGTCTCGATGTCGCTGAACTCAAAAAAGACATGCATGCGCTCATGACTAACAGTCAAGAATGGTGGCCAGCGGATTGGGGCCATTACGGCGGTCTTATGATTCGTATGTCGTGGCATGCTGCGGGTACGTATCGCATAGCCGATGGACGCGGTGGTGCGGCTACAGGCAATCAGCGTTTTGCGCCGATTAATTCTTGGCCAGATAACGTGAATCTCGATAAAGCGCGTCGTTTATTGTGGCCGATTAAAAAGAAATACGGCAACAAATTGAGTTGGGCTGATTTGATTGCGTACGCAGGCACTATGGCTTATGAATCAATGGGTTTAAAAACCTTTGGTTTTGCCTTTGGCCGTGAAGATATTTGGCATCCAGAAAAAGATACTTACTGGGGCGCAGAAAAAGAATGGCTTGCCCCAAGTGGCAGTGAAGGCAGTCGTTATTCGGGTGAGCGTGACTTGGAAAACCCATTGGCGTCAGTGATGATGGGGCTTATTTATGTGAATCCTGAAGGTGTAGACGGCAACCCTGACCCGCTTAAAACCGCCCATGATATTCGCGTAACGTTTGAACGCATGGCGATGAATGATGAAGAAACGGTTGCTCTTACCGCAGGTGGACACACCGTAGGTAAATGCCATGGTAATGGCAGTGCCGATTTACTGGGCGCTGATCCCGAAGGTGCTGAGTTGGAAGATCAAGGTTTTGGTTGGTTGAATAAAACCAATCGTGGCATTGGTCGCGATACGGTATCCAGCGGTATTGAAGGTGCTTGGACGACGCATCCTACTAAATGGGATAACGGATTTTTTCACTTGCTAATGAACTACGACTGGGAGCTGAAAAAGAGCCCAGCAGGTGCTTGGCAGTGGGAACCGATCAATATCAAAGAAGAAGATAAGCCAGTTGATGTTGAAGACTTATCGACGCGCTATAACCCAATCATGACCGATGCTGATATGGCCATGAAAATGGACCCTGAGTATCGTAAGATTGCTGAAAAATTCCAGCACGATCAGGACTATTTTTCTGAAGTCTTCGCCCGCGCATGGTTCAAACTGACGCACCGTGATATGGGGCCAAAAGCCTGTTATATCGGTCCTGATGTGCCTAAAGAAGAGCTTATTTGGCAAGATCCAGTTCCTGCTGGCAGCACGGCTTACGATGTAAGTGCGGTGAAAGCGAAAATCGCGGCTAGCGGTTTAAGCGTGAGCGACATGGTATCGACCGCATGGGATAGCGCTAGAACGTTCCGTGGCTCTGATAAGCGTGGTGGTGCTAATGGTGCTCGTATTCGTTTAGCACCGTTAAAAGACTGGGAAGGTAATGAGCCTGCGCGTTTGGCTAGCGTACTTAACGTTCTCGAAAGCATAGCGTCTGACTCCGGCGCCAGTATTGCTGATGTGATAGTCCTTGCCGGTAATGTCGGTATTGAGCAAGCGGCAAAGGCTGCAGGTGTTGATATTACGGTTCCATTCTCAGCAGGGCGAGGCGATGCAACTGCAGAAATGACGGACGCGGATTCTTTTGACGTACTTGAGCCTGTGCACGATGGTTTCCGTAACTGGTTGAAGCGTGATTATGTTGTGAGCGCGGAAGAAATGTTACTCGACCGTACACAGTTGATGGGCTTAACCGCACCTGAAATGACCGTGCTGGTGGGCGGCCTGCGTGTAATAGGTACTAACCATAATGATAGTAAACATGGCGTATTTACCGATCGTGAAGGTGCGTTAACCAATGATTTCTTTGTCAATCTGACCGATATGAATTATTCGTGGAAGCCTAGCGGTGAAAACTTGTATGAAATTCGTGATCGCCAGACTGATAAAGTTAAGTGGACGGCGACCAGAGTCGATCTTGTGTTTGGCTCTAATTCGATCCTGCGTTCTTACGCTGAAGTGTATGCGCAAGATGATAATCAGAAAAAGTTTGTCAAAGACTTTGTGGCCGCATGGGCCAAAGTGATGAATGCAGATCGCTTTGATTTAGCGTGATTTTAACGGTCGTTATATAGCAATACTAGCGGCAATACAGTAGCGGCAGCAAAGTAACGAGGATGGTTTTTTACCACCTCGTTATGTTTTTAAATTTAAACGTTAAATAGTAGGAAATAAAATGACTGACATCGATATTGGTATTAATAAAGCAGATAGAACAGAAATTACTGATGGTTTAAAGAAGCTGTTAGCAGATTCGTACACGCTTTATTTACAGACGCATAATTTTCACTGGAATGTCACAGGTATGCAGTTTCGTGAATTGCATTTGATGTTTGAAGAGCATTACACCGAGTTGGCCCTTGCGGTCGATGATATTGCGGAACGTATTCGCACACTTGATGTACCAGCACCAGGGACTTATAAAGAGTTCTCAAAGCTGAGCTCAATTAAAGAAGTTGATGGTGTTCCAACCTCATCTGAAATGGTTGAGTTGTTAACTAAGGGTCATGAGCAGGTTATAAAAACAGCGCGTGAAGTTCTGAAAATAGCGCAAGCTGCTGACGATGAATCTACCGCATCATTAGTGTCTGATCGTATGCGCATACATGAAAAGACGGCGTGGATGTTACGAGCGACTACTCGATCTTAATATGCAGATTTAGAGAAAGTCCTTGGCAGCGCGAATACTTTGTCGGTGATGCTTTAAGTCTTGCTGACTGGGCGTTTGCCAGCCAGATAGTTAATGTGGGTCACGGTGCTAGCACCTGGACGAACAGCGCTGGCGCGAATCTTGTGGGACTTTTCTCGCGTCTTAAGGCGCGTTCATCGATGCAGGGGCTTTTGCCAGCAGAGCAAAAATACTGTCTACAATGCGTTAGTGTTTTTGTTGGCTTTTATAAATGTGTGTAAGTTGCTGGTGGCCATTTTAGAAACCTTGTTGCGCAGTAGGGGTGTCCAGCCGAGCAATAAGCCTGGGGTTCCTAGTGCTTGACGGCTCCAGCGCCAAAAATTAAAACGATCAATGTGCTTTATTATTTTTCCTTCTTTAAATTCAAATTCAGCATCAACGATATTGTGAACCCTACGGCCAGTTTGGCTAAAACTGTATTTGGGTTCCCAGTGCGCGGTGACTCTCCCATCTTTTTCTGCGATAGAAAATTCCATGGACATATCTTTGCCGCGTTCACACAACATGTGCCACATACTGGCTATTTCTTTGCCTGTTAGCTCGAACGCTTCATCTCGAAAGTAGGCTTCTGGGTGGTAACACTGTGCCATGAAGTGATGATCTTTTTGCTGAAAGGCTCGATAGAAACTTTCGATCAGTGCAATATTTGATGCTGTGTTAGATAGGGTCTGATTCATGAGGCGCTTGCCTTAGCTGTCGTTGAATGGGGTTCTTTATCTTTAGATGACAAAGCGACCGAGATTAAAGCTTAATAGAGTATAAGCACTGTCTGTATTGTTCGTAAGTGGCAGATATGACAATATGCATACGTATATTGGTCGTCTTGTATGGTAGAGCGGGTAGCGTGATGAAGTGTATTTTATTACTACTAGAAAATAGCCCAGTGACATCTGTGACGGGGCCGATGGAGATTTTCTCATTAGCGAACAGTCTGGTAGCACGCGAACAGCGAATGGACATGCAGTTAGTGAGTCCTTCAGGTGCGGCTGTATCGTGCTTAGGAGGATTAAAACTCTCGGTGCACGATAAATTAAAACCTCAGCAAACCCCCGATTTGATCGTTATTGGTGCGATAGGGCATCCTGAATTAAGGCCTAAGGATTTTGATCCTGAAATATTGGGTTGGCTAAGGCAGAAGCATGCGCAAGGAAGCAAGATTGCGAGTATTTGTACGGGAGCGTTTGTGTTGGCGGCCAGTGGCTTGCTGGATGATTTACCGGCCACTACGCATTGGCAGTGTGCCTCTTTATTTCAACAGAGGTTTCCTAAGGTTCGACTGTGTTCCGAAGCGATGATCACTCAACAAAATGGACTGTATTGTTCAGCGGGTGCGAGTGCTTATCAAGATATGAGTATTCGTTTGGTGCGGGATATTTTTGGTCAGGATGTTGCTCAACAGTGCGCCAAAGCTCTATTGTTTGATGCTGATAGATCAGGGCAATCTCAATACGCCAGTTTTCAACCTCATAGACAGCATACTGATGAATTAATACACAGTGTGCAAAATTGGCTGGATGAGCATTTTATGCAAGATTTCTCTATGGTTGATCTGGCTGAAAAGGTGCATCTAAGTGATCGTCAGTTTAAGCGTCGCTTTAAGCAGGCAGCGGAAGAATCTCCATTGGCATATGTCCAGGCGTTAAGAATAGAGT
Protein-coding sequences here:
- a CDS encoding Major facilitator family transporter, which codes for MIRSLIPLTALLISDALVLLGHGLLLTLLPVSASLLGFSDFQVGLTGSSYFVGFVAGCLATPFVLKRVGHIRTFAVLASAYTALILFFAWSQSFIGWMFLRFMIGAMIAGIYMIIESWLNERADSTNRGTILSFYAMLNLAMITLAQQLLNLGNVNTLLLFALAGIFLSLSVIPVSLTLALAPTPIKKVSVDFAKVWRHSHIGIIGSIFAGLITGSFWALAPIYAKDSGFTTFQLANFMSAVVLGGALFQIPLGRFSDRFDRRIILIFIALGGAIISFLTFIASFKGFYAGTASTGLAFMWGAFSMTMYAICLAHANDNADSADFVDIGSAMLITYGLSSAMGAPIASAFMSLFGHQFLFIFMGASFTLFTAILIIRRQSHVLPVMTDDNEEFQAIAGMTTPEAYNLDPRAEEINETVPENELKREWADVDDDYHDIIESADTKAKETIPAEALDSKKRP
- the ribH gene encoding 6,7-dimethyl-8-ribityllumazine synthase, which gives rise to MNQSSTNFTPATQRIAFLHATWHQDIVLNCLDGFKKELISRGYDVALIDVISVPGAFEIPLQAKLLAKSGRYSAIAGSALVVDGGIYRHDFVAQTVCNALMQIQLETEVPVVTAVLTPHNFHEHGEHVEYYSHHFIKKGVELANACDQAIQLTEQAKMNLS
- a CDS encoding Multiple antibiotic resistance protein MarC, which gives rise to MIDILAVFITFFAVIDPIGTIPVFIAVTDKYDKKTKRRVALLATIVSACVLLFFVVMGEFILNALAIPLPAFQISGGIVLFLFALTMIFGDSKPDEEIKLLEKSHKETAIFPLAVPSIASPGAMLAAVLLTKNAVYSVWEQMQTALVMLSVLVLAYILMLLAGFITKIIGSSGASVVSRVMGLILSSIAMTNILAGFNDYYHLVK
- the rluA gene encoding Pseudouridine synthase, with the translated sequence MAISEQPSKLSLPQTNPGVATVLEYLILKFPYIDAQVWQQRITDGKVHRHDGSLVTTQSPFQPQQRIYYYREVEKEPIIPFQETILFQDQHLLVAYKPHFLAVTPGGAYINECLQNRLRRRTGIKTLQALHRLDRVTAGLVLFSVNPDTRHLYHDVFKTRQIHKTYQAIANVSDAENLIGQEWDVKNRIVQSEPRFLMRVADTEEDSEIASKANSHSIIRCLKHAKGKALFELNPITGKTHQLRLHMQTLGWPILNDKYYPQLQPLSADEYSAPLQLLAKELKFIDPVIQQPRCFTYDSSLSLHEVSHVK
- a CDS encoding Monooxygenase family protein, whose translation is MKNEKSRWAICSQCQGRGKKSIRLRKKVRLLYQRQLEAFEKTNGEGIAPVRPKPHLDTCSTCDGSGLVPASESNLELSAQNYPHLAIIGGGIGGVALAVACMHRGIPFTLYERDSGFDTRSQGYGLTLQQASRAIEGLGIFSLAEGIVSTRHVVHTTDGKVVGEWGIRKWGPSDNKTAPKRTNVHIARQSLRLALLEQLGGHDSVQWNHQLVDYNASEGGGVDLRFQVSREGGCENDVKTAHADLVVGADGIRSSVRRLLIGEEVSPLRYLGCIVILGICPLSAIVCADRSLLDSATVFQTANGNERMYMMPYAADSVMWQLSFPMPENEAKTLSAKGPQALKEEALRRCQWHAPVPQVLTATQDAQVSGYPVYDRAVLAPEMLAPKPLKSESLESELLGSELFKTSANVTLIGDAAHPMSPFKGQGANQALLDALALARGIVRGCRPLSNWREAGIRSSVLTEFETEMLQRSAKKVKDSADAAEFLHSDIALHEGNEPRGRCLQRKEDYE
- a CDS encoding Peroxidase/catalase is translated as MSNNKCPVMHGGATETSMSNMDWWPKALNLDILHQHDNKTNPMGADFDYRSTVKSLDVAELKKDMHALMTNSQEWWPADWGHYGGLMIRMSWHAAGTYRIADGRGGAATGNQRFAPINSWPDNVNLDKARRLLWPIKKKYGNKLSWADLIAYAGTMAYESMGLKTFGFAFGREDIWHPEKDTYWGAEKEWLAPSGSEGSRYSGERDLENPLASVMMGLIYVNPEGVDGNPDPLKTAHDIRVTFERMAMNDEETVALTAGGHTVGKCHGNGSADLLGADPEGAELEDQGFGWLNKTNRGIGRDTVSSGIEGAWTTHPTKWDNGFFHLLMNYDWELKKSPAGAWQWEPINIKEEDKPVDVEDLSTRYNPIMTDADMAMKMDPEYRKIAEKFQHDQDYFSEVFARAWFKLTHRDMGPKACYIGPDVPKEELIWQDPVPAGSTAYDVSAVKAKIAASGLSVSDMVSTAWDSARTFRGSDKRGGANGARIRLAPLKDWEGNEPARLASVLNVLESIASDSGASIADVIVLAGNVGIEQAAKAAGVDITVPFSAGRGDATAEMTDADSFDVLEPVHDGFRNWLKRDYVVSAEEMLLDRTQLMGLTAPEMTVLVGGLRVIGTNHNDSKHGVFTDREGALTNDFFVNLTDMNYSWKPSGENLYEIRDRQTDKVKWTATRVDLVFGSNSILRSYAEVYAQDDNQKKFVKDFVAAWAKVMNADRFDLA
- a CDS encoding Ferritin, Dps family protein, with translation MTDIDIGINKADRTEITDGLKKLLADSYTLYLQTHNFHWNVTGMQFRELHLMFEEHYTELALAVDDIAERIRTLDVPAPGTYKEFSKLSSIKEVDGVPTSSEMVELLTKGHEQVIKTAREVLKIAQAADDESTASLVSDRMRIHEKTAWMLRATTRS
- a CDS encoding Transcriptional regulator, AraC type; translation: MKCILLLLENSPVTSVTGPMEIFSLANSLVAREQRMDMQLVSPSGAAVSCLGGLKLSVHDKLKPQQTPDLIVIGAIGHPELRPKDFDPEILGWLRQKHAQGSKIASICTGAFVLAASGLLDDLPATTHWQCASLFQQRFPKVRLCSEAMITQQNGLYCSAGASAYQDMSIRLVRDIFGQDVAQQCAKALLFDADRSGQSQYASFQPHRQHTDELIHSVQNWLDEHFMQDFSMVDLAEKVHLSDRQFKRRFKQAAEESPLAYVQALRIESAKVLLVSSSKPMSEISRIAGYEDMRFFRQLFKRLTSLSPSDYRQKFSLPG